Within the Candidatus Syntrophosphaera sp. genome, the region AATGCAGGCGGATTCATCACACTCGGCTTTGTCGTCTTTCATCGCCAGGGCGCTCACGGGGCAAACGTCCACGCAGGCGCCGCAGCCGATGCAGGTGTCTTTATCAATTTTAACAGCCATTTGTTTCTCCTTGGTTTTTTTGCCAATTTCTGTCCCTGCCGGGTTCCGTCAAGAAAAATCTACTCCTTCGCTTTCCCCTGGTTGGCGACCGCGGCCTCTGCTTTGGCGATCTCATCCGGGTCGGCCAGGTAATAGCGCTTGTTCACGC harbors:
- a CDS encoding 4Fe-4S binding protein; this encodes MAVKIDKDTCIGCGACVDVCPVSALAMKDDKAECDESACIDCGACIASCPVQAISE